The Rhodococcus sp. ABRD24 genome contains the following window.
CCGCGCACCTGTACGGCGATCGGCTGGCCGGGGTGCAGATCATCGACTCGCCCATCCGGCAGCGGACACCCGAGGAGGAGGCGGCCCGCCGTAAGGCGGCGTTCGGACCGAAGAAGCTCTACACCGATCGCGAGGAGGCACTGGCACGATTCCGGTTCGTGCCGCAGCAGAACGCGGCCGTCCCGTGCGTGCGAGAGCATGTCGCCGAGACGTCACTGGTGGACGTCGAGGGCGGCTGGTCGTGGAAGTTCGATCCGGCGGTCTTCACCCGATCGGGCGGCGACATCCTCGTCGAGGCATCGCCGCGGTGCCGTCTGGCCTACTTCCGCGCCGAGAACGGCATCGTCTCTCCTGAACTGATGACACACATGCGGGCGCGGTTCGGGCCGTCCGCGCTGATCGCAGAAATTCCCGCCGCCGGACACCACACGATGATCG
Protein-coding sequences here:
- a CDS encoding alpha/beta hydrolase, whose protein sequence is MSDEQVSPPKWFIDALAAPVDTGSVEVDGVGVHFRAWGESGRPGLVLIHGGAAHSRWWDHIGPQLAGDRRVVALDLSGHGDSDTREYYSLDQWAHEVVSVAEVSGIAGAPVLVGHSMGGIVAYVAAHLYGDRLAGVQIIDSPIRQRTPEEEAARRKAAFGPKKLYTDREEALARFRFVPQQNAAVPCVREHVAETSLVDVEGGWSWKFDPAVFTRSGGDILVEASPRCRLAYFRAENGIVSPELMTHMRARFGPSALIAEIPAAGHHTMIDQPLALVTGIRTVLAAWEAA